One window of the Anaeromyxobacter dehalogenans 2CP-C genome contains the following:
- a CDS encoding efflux RND transporter periplasmic adaptor subunit gives MPRATGPRRGCRLLGLALAAAVALPGCKRGGGSTAEAAQEQPPVALAPENVAVVSSRRLQSGPEVAGTLHARRTATLRAEVGGAVAEVRVEAGERVKAGQLLARIDASALQDAVRAARSAVTSAQNALRVAESSARRAHTLAREGAMAEQDAERAEAQLEAARAQVEDAKARLAAAEQQAGKTAVRAPFAGVVSERNVSSGDVVSSGAALYTVIDPSRLQFEGSVPAASVGALAPGAPVDFAVTGFGGRRFDGHIERVNPAVDPSTGQVRVYVDVPNADGRLLAGLYAQGRVASQASEALAAPATAVDATSTPPTVMKVQDGKVQKVAVEIALRDDVAGAVGFRSGVKQGDVLVLGSARGALADGTPVRVVEDPRAQQSN, from the coding sequence ATGCCGAGAGCCACCGGACCTCGACGCGGATGCAGGCTGCTCGGGCTGGCGCTCGCCGCGGCCGTAGCCCTCCCCGGCTGCAAGCGGGGCGGCGGCAGCACCGCCGAGGCCGCGCAGGAGCAGCCGCCGGTCGCGCTCGCGCCGGAGAACGTCGCGGTGGTGTCGTCCCGCCGGCTCCAGTCGGGCCCGGAGGTGGCCGGCACCCTGCACGCCCGCCGCACGGCCACGCTGCGCGCCGAGGTGGGCGGCGCGGTCGCCGAGGTCCGCGTCGAGGCGGGCGAGCGGGTGAAGGCAGGGCAGCTCCTCGCGCGGATCGACGCCTCGGCGCTCCAGGACGCGGTGCGGGCGGCGCGCTCCGCGGTGACCTCGGCGCAGAACGCGCTCCGCGTGGCGGAGTCGAGCGCGCGGCGCGCCCACACCCTGGCCCGCGAGGGCGCCATGGCCGAGCAGGACGCCGAGCGCGCCGAGGCGCAGCTCGAGGCGGCGCGCGCGCAGGTGGAGGACGCGAAGGCCCGGCTCGCCGCGGCGGAGCAGCAGGCCGGCAAGACGGCGGTGCGCGCGCCCTTCGCCGGCGTCGTCTCGGAGCGGAACGTCTCGTCGGGCGACGTGGTGTCCTCCGGCGCCGCGCTGTACACGGTGATCGACCCCTCCCGCCTCCAGTTCGAGGGCTCGGTGCCGGCGGCGAGCGTGGGCGCGCTCGCGCCCGGCGCGCCGGTGGACTTCGCGGTGACCGGCTTCGGCGGCCGCCGCTTCGACGGGCACATCGAGCGCGTGAACCCCGCGGTCGATCCCAGCACCGGCCAGGTGCGCGTCTACGTGGACGTGCCGAACGCCGACGGCCGGCTCCTGGCCGGCCTCTACGCGCAGGGGCGGGTGGCGAGCCAGGCGAGCGAGGCCCTGGCCGCGCCGGCGACGGCGGTGGACGCGACCTCCACCCCGCCCACGGTCATGAAGGTGCAGGACGGGAAGGTGCAGAAGGTGGCGGTCGAGATCGCGCTCCGCGACGACGTGGCCGGTGCGGTGGGCTTCCGCTCCGGCGTGAAGCAGGGCGACGTGCTCGTGCTCGGCTCGGCGCGCGGTGCGCTCGCCGACGGCACCCCGGTGCGCGTGGTCGAGGATCCGCGCGCGCAGCAGTCGAACTAG
- a CDS encoding efflux RND transporter permease subunit: MFISDFAIKRPIVTITVMLALVIFGLLALVTLKTDEFPDVQPPVVAVTIVYPGASPETVEREVIDPIEDAIFSISGIDGKQTTASATDGLAQFIVFFDFEKNLMEATQDIRDAISSKRQDLPTEMEEPVLVRFDPSQEPIVTLTLTSKTLPVPALTRLADEVVSRDLRSVQGVADVRLVGGQKRELTVQLDPEAMAAASVSAAEVVGALQAQNLAAPVGRVNTPLGEQSIRLSGRLATPEEFEQVAVASRGGQVVRLGQVAKVLDGAEEARTLALFNSGEAVGLEVLKTKGYSTTAVADAVKERARALEPRMEGAKLAVVQDSGTRVRQSVDDVQRTLIEGALLTVLVVFLFLNSWRSTVITGLALPVSVLAAFVSVWAFGFTLNTMSLLGLSLAIGILIDDAIVVRENIVRHIELGEDHTTASHKGTDEIGLAVTATTFSIVAVFVPVAFMYGVAGQWFKPFALTIAAAVLVSLFVSFSLDPMMSAYWPDPQVEKGERRGPVGRALGAFNRWFDRQAAGYRRVVAWALDHRWLVVAFATLSLVGSFALQGAFGGAGFVPVSDRSEVSLIVQTPPGSSIEYTRRKVEETDRILRSHPEVAYTYASIGTPIPLQAPGVDQALIYARLTPKRERDVSQDALGAVLRRELSRVAGAEISVFTSGFGGAFKSIQLELRGPDSRVLTELAEKVKAVAAGVPGAVDVGLSTRGQKPELAVEVDRGLAGRLGVTVGQVAQSLRIAFAGLDSGDWVDPTGETRKVMVRLAPEARERASDLRQLPLVLPSREGAPRILPVGQVARITEGLGPAQISHLDRQRVVSVQGNVAGRSLSEVVNDIERRLASELKLPPGYTLRQGGESADQAEVFTRIGVALLLAVMLMYLVLVLQFGSFLDPLAILLSLPLSLIGVVLALLVTGDTINLMSLIGVILLFGIVAKNAILLIDFAKWAREERGLSIRDALVEAGGIRLRPIMMTSVAVIAGMIPVASGLGEGGDFRAPLGRAVIGGVITSTLLTLLVIPTVYEIMDGWRTRLGRLFRRAFSRGGERHAREAAQRREEP, encoded by the coding sequence ATGTTCATCTCCGACTTCGCCATCAAGCGGCCCATCGTCACCATCACGGTGATGCTGGCGCTCGTGATCTTCGGGCTGCTGGCGCTCGTCACGCTCAAGACCGACGAGTTCCCGGACGTCCAGCCGCCGGTGGTGGCGGTCACCATCGTCTACCCCGGCGCCTCGCCCGAGACGGTCGAGCGCGAGGTGATCGATCCCATCGAGGACGCGATCTTCTCGATCAGCGGCATCGACGGGAAGCAGACCACCGCCTCCGCCACCGACGGCCTCGCCCAGTTCATCGTGTTCTTCGACTTCGAGAAGAACCTGATGGAGGCGACGCAGGACATCCGCGACGCCATCAGCTCGAAGCGCCAGGACCTGCCCACCGAGATGGAGGAGCCGGTGCTGGTCCGGTTCGATCCGTCGCAGGAGCCGATCGTCACGCTCACGCTCACCTCGAAGACGCTGCCGGTGCCGGCGCTGACGCGGCTCGCCGACGAGGTGGTCTCGCGCGACCTGCGCTCGGTGCAGGGCGTCGCCGACGTGCGGCTGGTGGGCGGGCAGAAGCGCGAGCTCACCGTCCAGCTCGACCCGGAGGCGATGGCGGCCGCCAGCGTCTCGGCCGCCGAGGTGGTGGGCGCGCTGCAGGCGCAGAACCTGGCCGCGCCGGTGGGGCGCGTCAACACGCCGCTCGGCGAGCAGAGCATCCGCCTCTCCGGCCGCCTCGCCACGCCCGAGGAGTTCGAGCAGGTGGCGGTCGCGAGCCGCGGCGGCCAGGTGGTCCGCCTGGGCCAGGTGGCGAAGGTGCTCGACGGCGCCGAGGAGGCGCGCACGCTCGCGCTCTTCAACTCGGGCGAGGCGGTGGGCCTGGAGGTCCTGAAGACGAAGGGCTACTCCACCACCGCCGTCGCCGACGCGGTGAAGGAGCGGGCGCGGGCGCTCGAGCCGCGGATGGAGGGGGCGAAGCTCGCCGTCGTCCAGGACTCCGGCACGCGCGTGCGCCAGTCGGTGGACGACGTGCAGCGGACGCTCATCGAGGGCGCGCTCCTCACCGTGCTGGTGGTGTTCCTGTTCCTCAACTCGTGGCGGTCCACCGTCATCACCGGGCTCGCGCTGCCGGTCTCGGTGCTGGCGGCGTTCGTGAGCGTCTGGGCGTTCGGCTTCACGCTCAACACCATGTCGCTCCTGGGCCTCTCGCTCGCGATCGGCATCCTCATCGACGACGCCATCGTGGTCCGCGAGAACATCGTCCGGCACATCGAGCTCGGCGAGGACCACACCACCGCCTCGCACAAGGGGACCGACGAGATCGGCCTGGCGGTCACCGCCACCACCTTCTCCATCGTGGCGGTGTTCGTGCCGGTCGCGTTCATGTACGGGGTGGCCGGCCAGTGGTTCAAGCCGTTCGCGCTCACCATCGCCGCGGCGGTGCTGGTGTCGCTGTTCGTGTCCTTCTCGCTCGACCCCATGATGTCGGCGTACTGGCCGGATCCGCAGGTGGAGAAGGGCGAGCGGCGCGGGCCGGTGGGGCGCGCGCTGGGCGCCTTCAACCGCTGGTTCGACCGCCAGGCCGCCGGGTACCGCCGCGTGGTCGCCTGGGCGCTCGACCACCGCTGGCTCGTGGTGGCCTTCGCCACGCTCTCGCTGGTCGGCTCGTTCGCGCTGCAGGGCGCGTTCGGCGGCGCCGGCTTCGTGCCGGTGTCGGATCGCAGCGAGGTGAGCCTCATCGTGCAGACGCCGCCCGGCTCGTCCATCGAGTACACGCGGCGCAAGGTGGAGGAGACCGATCGCATCCTCCGCAGCCACCCCGAGGTCGCGTACACCTACGCCTCGATCGGCACGCCCATCCCGCTCCAGGCGCCCGGCGTGGACCAGGCGCTCATCTACGCGCGGCTCACGCCCAAGCGCGAGCGCGACGTCTCGCAGGACGCGCTCGGCGCGGTGCTGCGGCGCGAGCTGTCGCGGGTGGCCGGCGCGGAGATCTCGGTCTTCACGAGCGGCTTCGGCGGCGCGTTCAAGTCGATCCAGCTCGAGCTGCGCGGCCCCGACTCGCGGGTGCTCACCGAGCTCGCCGAGAAGGTGAAGGCCGTCGCCGCCGGCGTGCCGGGGGCCGTGGACGTGGGGCTCTCCACCCGCGGGCAGAAGCCGGAGCTGGCGGTCGAGGTGGACCGCGGCCTCGCCGGCCGGCTCGGCGTCACGGTGGGCCAGGTGGCGCAGTCGCTCCGGATCGCGTTCGCCGGGCTCGACTCCGGCGACTGGGTGGACCCGACCGGCGAGACGCGCAAGGTGATGGTGCGGCTCGCGCCCGAGGCGCGCGAGCGCGCGTCCGACCTGCGCCAGCTGCCGCTCGTCCTGCCGAGCCGCGAGGGCGCGCCGCGGATCCTGCCCGTCGGCCAGGTGGCGCGCATCACCGAGGGGCTCGGCCCCGCGCAGATCTCGCACCTCGACCGGCAGCGCGTGGTGAGCGTGCAGGGGAACGTGGCCGGCCGCTCCCTCTCCGAGGTGGTGAACGACATCGAGCGGAGGCTCGCCTCGGAGCTGAAGCTGCCGCCGGGCTACACGCTCCGGCAGGGCGGCGAGTCGGCGGACCAGGCCGAGGTGTTCACGCGCATCGGCGTCGCGCTGCTGCTCGCCGTGATGCTCATGTACCTCGTGCTCGTGCTGCAGTTCGGGTCGTTCCTCGACCCGCTCGCGATCCTGCTGTCGCTGCCGCTGTCGCTCATCGGCGTGGTGCTGGCGCTGCTCGTCACCGGCGACACCATCAACCTGATGAGCCTCATCGGCGTCATCCTGCTGTTCGGGATCGTGGCGAAGAACGCCATCCTGCTCATCGACTTCGCGAAGTGGGCGCGGGAGGAGCGCGGGCTGTCGATCCGCGACGCGCTCGTCGAGGCCGGCGGGATCCGCCTCCGGCCGATCATGATGACGAGCGTGGCGGTGATCGCCGGCATGATCCCGGTCGCCTCCGGGCTCGGCGAGGGCGGCGACTTCCGCGCGCCCCTCGGTCGCGCCGTGATCGGCGGCGTCATCACCTCCACGCTGCTCACGCTGCTCGTGATCCCGACCGTGTACGAGATCATGGACGGCTGGCGGACCCGGCTGGGCCGCCTGTTCCGCCGGGCGTTCTCGCGCGGCGGCGAGCGGCACGC